Proteins from a single region of Festucalex cinctus isolate MCC-2025b chromosome 19, RoL_Fcin_1.0, whole genome shotgun sequence:
- the recql4 gene encoding ATP-dependent DNA helicase Q4, with translation MDRYNEVKLLLKRWEQGFVKEHKRKPVKEDVDEASDETRNLYKEYHSLKLAKEKSSSGSNDATSNKTEQSGTAPQKDCWGSHLNRSALPASSSSPLSALDRDSLKASAQYYGFKLKNNLATLTHKEKPLSLKKGRRVPVNSLTKDVQSVQKNNTVATSTDVESAHFSPRQVKPSLGAVVSNKLHPVDLEEPLEPFTPIPEPSKDSVSSFRTQVSPISSGDVEKDLVVSRGGFATTSLGGLRITTTTGRPSPANRLSSVDRKWLERCQVFGELGAEEKPGAGNQEGCQPNGKDGEKQADEKNTVTNTPVNPTPQKKTEDLAPPKEASESPLKMSVKKRQRGEETEEGGAQKRRKRKKNEDGDMKKNEEKDDGDGKKKIGRKKRKEDAEVEEDKATKAPKKVLQENLLGEIEDDFGTRRSYHVQPTRARASKVTEGNFVKINLKKKSHVKGYALRGMALRKQMYMQKFQLKGERFGGAGGFFGRGRRGGFRGGHSRQGDTCFKCGGTGHWAVHCKGPAPPPSVREEQPAEEEEHFELPTLEEVARATGTLQPQPQVPGFKEEEEEENTSTDEALLNVIRPDYERPAPPPPVEPLYSLTDDGKVQGTPDDVFAALRELGYSSFRAGQEEAIMRILSGLSTLVVLSTGMGKSLCYQLPAYLYAKRSNCITLVISPLVSLMDDQLSGIPSNLKAACIHSNMTMKQREAAIQKVKAGLVCVLLLSPEALVGGGGASSGCLPSAQELPPVAFACIDEAHCVSEWSHNFRPCYLRLCKVLRERLGVRCMLGLTATATLSTALDIAQHLDIHDQHGIGVRSAAVPANLHLSVSMDREKDQALVSLLKGDRFGCLDSVIVYCTRREETARVAALLRTCLQGVLLKENKHISNSQAEVNPVGQKKKELARKKIRKPLKWQAESYHAGLSGSERRRVQNNFMCGELRIVVATVAFGMGLDKSDVRGIIHYNMPKSFESYVQEIGRAGRDGEPAHCHLFLDPEGMDLHELRRHIYSDTVDYYTVKRLVQKVFPPCKCKQIHQKQQQRIQEDVGDAELLEMIEMCDQDSGGDAPAQQETVHSADHKPDDSDTSKKLKMEVADDQKIERSFEWPVERLCHTHERAVPIQETVESLDITEEGIETLLCYLELHPQRFVELLHPTLSVCKVSCYEGPRQLRKITKICPPVAVVLARRRMAGERVESCDQLEFDVVEVADTMGWQLPLVKRGLRQLQWSTTGGRSGVLVEFSSLSFYFRSYGDLSDEELDKVCRFLHKRVQDRERSQLYQLSACFKAFKSVAFKSVLSCVDDLDEGRSLRLKDLLSDYFDKRRERDFTLEPLEMEDSLDHYKLLDWENQIRADIRSFLSNRSDEKFSGRAVARILHGIGSPCYPAQTYGRDRRYWRKYIQFDFNQLIKLATQEIIQFK, from the exons ATGGATCGCTACAACGAGGTGAAACTGTTGCTGAAAAGGTGGGAGCAGGGCTTTGTCAAGGAGCACAAGAGGAAGCCCGTCAAG GAGGACGTTGATGAAGCTTCAGATGAGACGAGGA ATTTATACAAAGAGTACCATAGTTTGAAATTGGCCAAAGAGAAAAGCAGCAGTGGTAGTAACGATGCAACCAGTAACAAGACTGAACAGTCTGGAACTGCACCTCAAAAG GACTGCTGGGGTTCCCATCTGAATCGAAGTGCGTTACCAGCGTCTTCAAGCAGCCCCCTTAGCGCCCTGGATAGAGACTCGCTGAAGGCCTCAGCACAGTATTATGGCTTCAAGCTAAAGAATAACCTGGCGACACTGACTCACAAG GAGAAACCTCTCTCGTTGAAAAAAGGTAGACGTGTGCCTGTAAACTCCTTAACAAAAGATGTCCAAAGTGTACAGAAGAATAACACTGTCGCCACATCCACTGATGTAGAATCTGCCCACTTTTCACCAAG ACAGGTGAAGCCGAGCCTGGGAGCCGTGGTCTCCAATAAACTCCATCCGGTGGACCTTGAAGAACCTCTTGAGCCATTTACGCCCATTCCAGAACCGTCCAAAGATTCTGTTAGTTCTTTTAGGACTCAGGTGTCTCCTATCTCCAGTGGAGATGTAGAAAAGGACTTGGTGGTTTCACGTGGCGGTTTTGCAACCACAAGTCTAGGAGGGCTTCGAATAACCACCACCACTGGAAGGCCTTCTCCCGCCAACCGGCTGAGCTCCGTGGACAGAAAGTGGCTGGAGAGATGTCAGGTTTTTGGCGAGCTGGGAGCCGAAGAGAAGCCTGGGGCAGGAAACCAGGAGGGATGTCAGCCAAACGGGAAAGACGGGGAGAAACAAGCAGACGAGAAAAACACTGTGACCAACACTCCAGTAAATCCCACTCCACAAAAGAAGACCGAAGACTTGGCGCCACCAAAAGAGGCCAGTGAGAGCCCTTTAAAGATGAGTGTGAAGAAGAGACAGCGAGGAGAGGAGACAGAGGAAGGAGGAGCGCAgaaaaggaggaagaggaagaagaatgaGGATGGAGACATGAAAAAGAACGAGGAAAAAGATGATGGAGACGGAAAGAAGAAAATAgggaggaagaagagaaaagaGGATGCCGAGGTGGAGGAAGACAAAGCGACTAAGGCGCCAAAGAAG GTTCTTCAAGAGAACCTACTTGGAGAAATCGAGGACGACTTTGGCACCAGGAGATCATATCATGTGCAGCCAACCCGAGCCAG aGCCTCCAAAGTTACAGAGGGCAACTTTGTGAAGATCAATCTGAAGAAGAAATCTCACGTCAAAGGATACGCACTGAGAGGAATGGCTTTGCGTAAACAA ATGTACATGCAGAAGTTCCAGCTGAAAGGAGAACGTTTCGGCGGCGCTGGTGGGTTTTTCGGGAGAGGCCGGCGAGGCGGTTTCCGCGGTGGTCATAGCCGCCAGGGCGACACCTGCTTCAAATGCGGCGGAACGGGACACTGGGCCGTCCACTGCAAGGGGCCAG CGCCACCGCCTTCTGTTCGTGAGGAGCAGCCCGCCGAGGAAGAGGAGCACTTCGAGCTGCCCACCCTGGAGGAGGTTGCCAGGGCGACAGGAACGCTGCAACCACAGCCGCAGGTTCCCGGtttcaaagaagaagaagaagaagagaacacCAGCACAGACGAAGCCCTGCTCAACGTGATTCGTCCCGATTACGAGCGTCCGGCACCTCCGCCGCCCGTCGAGCCGCTTTACAGCCTCACCGATGATGGCAAAGTTCAGG GGACGCCAGATGACGTCTTCGCCGCTCTCCGAGAACTCGGCTACAGCTCGTTCAGGGCGGGGCAGGAGGAAGCCATCATGAGGATCTTGTCAG GTCTCTCCACTTTGGTGGTGTTGTCGACGGGGATGGGGAAGTCGCTTTGCTATCAGCTGCCGGCTTACTTATACGCCAAGCGGTCCAATTGCATCACTTTGGTCATCTCCCCTCTCGTCTCGCTCATGGATGACCAG ctgtctggcattccatCCAACCTGAAAGCAGCCTGCATCCACTCCAACATGACAATGAAACAGCGAGAAGCTGCCATACAAAAG GTGAAGGCGGGTTTGGTGTGCGTGCTGCTTCTCTCCCCCGAAGCGCTggttggcggcggtggcgccagTTCGGGCTGCCTTCCCTCGGCGCAGGAGCTTCCCCCCGTGGCCTTCGCGTGCATCGACGAAGCCCACTGCGTGTCGGAATGGTCGCACAACTTCCGGCCGTGCTACCTCAGACTTTGCAAG GTATTGAGGGAGCGCTTGGGCGTGCGATGCATGCTCGGGCTCACAGCCACGGCCACGTTGTCGACGGCTCTGGACATCGCCCAACACTTGGACATCCACGACCAGCATGGCATCGGGGTCCGATCTGCCGCCGTGCCCGCCAACCTGCACCTTTCCGTGTCCATGGACCGAGAGAAAGATCAA gcGCTGGTGTCCTTATTGAAAGGCGATCGTTTCGGCTGCCTGGACTCGGTCATCGTTTACTGCACCAGGAGGGAGGAGACGGCCCGTGTGGCTGCACTGCTGAGGACCTGCCTGCAGGGGGTGCTATTGAAAGAGAATAAACATATCAGCAACAGCCAAGCGGAAGTCAACCCAGTGggacaaaagaagaaagaactTG caAGGAAGAAGATCCGTAAACCTCTGAAGTGGCAGGCCGAGTCTTACCATGCCGGCCTCTCGGGGTCGGAACGCCGCCGGGTCCAGAACAACTTCATGTGCGGCGAGCTCCGGATCGTGGTAGCCACCGTGGCGTTTGGAATGGGCCTGGACAAATCTGACGTGCGTGGCATCATTCATTACAACATGCCGAAG AGCTTCGAGAGTTACGTCCAAGAAATCGGGAGAGCGGGACGAGACGGAGAACCGGCCCACTGTCACCTCTTCCTTGATCCTGAA GGTATGGACCTCCATGAGCTACGACGTCACATCTATTCCGACACAGTCGACTATTACACGGTGAAGCGGCTGGTCCAGAAAGTCTTCCCGCCGtgcaaatgcaaacaaatcCACCAGAAACAACAGCAACGAATCCAG GAGGACGTCGGTGATGCTGAGCTTTTGGAGATGATAGAGATGTGCGATCAGGACAGTGGTGGTGACGCACCTGCCCAGCAGGAAACGGTGCATTCCGCAGATCATAAACCGGACGATTCAGACACCTCAAAAAAACTCAAGATGGAGGTTGCGGATGACCAGAAAATAGAACGCTCCTTTGAGTGGCCTGTCGAACGACTTTGTCACACTCACGAGAGAGCCGTCCCCATCCAGGAAACGGTAGAGAGTCTGGACATCACAGAAGAAG gTATCGAGACACTGCTCTGCTATCTGGAGCTACATCCTCAGCGTTTCGTGGAGCTTCTCCACCCCACGCTGTCTGTGTGCAAAGTCAGCTGTTACGAAGGACCCAGACAGCTTCGAAAAATCACTAAAAT CTGCCCGCCCGTCGCCGTGGTGCTGGCCCGGAGGCGCATGGCCGGCGAGCGAGTGGAGTCGTGCGACCAGCTGGAGTTTGACGTGGTGGAGGTGGCTGACACGATGGGATGGCAGCTCCCGTTGGTCAAGAGGGGACTCAGGCAGCTGCAATGGAGCACCA CTGGTGGGCGGAGTGGCGTCCTTGTGGAATTCTCTTCCCTGTCCTTCTACTTTCGCTCCTACGGCGACCTGAGCGACGAGGAACTGGACAAGGTGTGCCGCTTCCTGCATAAGCGGGTGCAGGATCGAGAGAGGTCGCAGCTCTACCAGCTGAGCGCCTGCTTCAAGGCCTTCAAAAG CGTGGCCTTCAAAAGCGTGCTGTCATGCGTGGACGACTTGGACGAGGGGCGCAGTCTCCGGCTCAAGGACCTTCTGTCCGACTACTTTGATAAGCGGCGGGAAAGAGACTTCACCTTGGAACCGCTGGAAATGGAGGACAGCTTGGACCACTACAAG